A window of Phycisphaerales bacterium contains these coding sequences:
- a CDS encoding GNAT family N-acetyltransferase, producing the protein MTHLMLSNCSIAPVTTDDLEDIYRLIGDIYREYGMTLVLADEAEQHLADPGAYFRKNGGEFWVVRDARDGRLIATAAVHLHEEDQNTAELKSLYVHRDHRRGGFGRALTTLAMRYARSRGRRRFVLWSDTRLTAAHAMYESMGFVRCGERDIVDSNNSHEYGFEIALSD; encoded by the coding sequence ATGACGCACCTGATGCTCAGCAACTGCTCCATTGCACCAGTCACAACCGACGATCTGGAGGATATCTACCGGCTCATCGGCGACATCTATCGCGAGTATGGCATGACCCTGGTGCTTGCGGATGAAGCCGAACAGCACCTGGCCGACCCCGGCGCCTACTTTCGCAAAAACGGGGGCGAATTCTGGGTTGTGCGCGACGCCCGCGACGGGCGCCTCATCGCCACTGCAGCGGTCCACCTGCACGAGGAGGATCAGAACACCGCCGAACTCAAGAGCCTCTACGTGCATCGCGACCACCGGCGCGGCGGCTTCGGCCGGGCCCTGACCACGCTGGCGATGCGCTACGCCAGGTCGCGCGGCCGCAGGCGATTCGTTCTCTGGTCGGACACGCGCCTTACCGCGGCTCATGCCATGTACGAGTCCATGGGCTTTGTGCGCTGCGGCGAGCGCGACATCGTCGATTCGAACAACTCGCACGAGTACGGCTTCGAAATCGCGCTGAGCGACTGA
- a CDS encoding TIGR00266 family protein, with the protein MQSHEIDYEIIGDDLQAVVITLDPQEACVAEAGAMMYMEDDIEMATQLSMQDGGGLFGKLFEAGKRMIAGESFFITMFANKGAQRRNVAFAAPYPGHVVALPLREHGNHVICQKDAFLCAAYGTNVEIAFNRRLGAGFFGGEGFILQRLTGDGYAFLHAGGSVTRHRLEHGQTLRVDTGCIVGFETTIDYDIQFVGGVKTALFGGEGLFHAVLRGPGTVWLQTLPFSRLADRILACAPSRGGKQTGEGSVLGGVWRMIDGR; encoded by the coding sequence ATGCAGTCGCATGAGATTGACTATGAGATCATCGGCGATGATCTCCAGGCCGTGGTCATCACGCTCGATCCGCAGGAGGCCTGTGTGGCCGAGGCCGGGGCGATGATGTACATGGAAGACGACATCGAAATGGCCACGCAGTTGTCGATGCAGGACGGCGGAGGACTGTTCGGCAAGCTCTTCGAGGCGGGCAAGCGGATGATCGCCGGCGAGAGTTTCTTCATCACGATGTTCGCCAACAAGGGCGCCCAGCGGCGCAACGTCGCGTTCGCCGCGCCCTATCCGGGCCACGTTGTGGCGCTGCCGCTGCGCGAGCACGGCAACCACGTCATCTGCCAGAAGGACGCGTTTCTTTGCGCGGCGTACGGCACCAACGTCGAAATCGCCTTCAACCGCCGCCTCGGCGCCGGCTTCTTCGGCGGCGAAGGATTCATCCTGCAGCGACTCACCGGCGACGGCTATGCGTTCCTCCACGCGGGAGGCTCGGTGACCCGGCACCGACTCGAACACGGTCAGACGCTCCGCGTCGATACCGGCTGCATCGTCGGCTTCGAAACCACGATCGATTACGACATCCAGTTCGTCGGCGGCGTCAAGACCGCCCTCTTCGGCGGCGAGGGGCTCTTCCACGCCGTGCTCCGCGGACCCGGCACCGTCTGGCTCCAGACGCTGCCCTTCAGCCGGCTCGCCGATCGCATTCTCGCCTGCGCGCCCAGTCGCGGCGGTAAGCAGACGGGCGAAGGCTCGGTGCTCGGCGGTGTGTGGCGCATGATCGACGGGCGCTGA
- a CDS encoding tRNA-(ms[2]io[6]A)-hydroxylase — MPTSPPAAELQALPLRMNTPRAWAEQALAGDRMALLNDHAHLEKKAASNALELLHRWPDPVPPENWVKAMATVARDEVEHLALVTRLISRRGGRLTKNHRNPYANALRELVRLGEGTVELMDRLMVSALIEARSCERFALLAEACTDDRELRKLYGNLWASEHGHYRIFIDLAEQVVPAKIVKSRWNQMLDAEAEIIRSQSPGPRMHSWPG; from the coding sequence ATGCCCACGTCGCCCCCCGCCGCCGAACTGCAGGCCCTGCCGCTTCGAATGAATACACCGCGGGCCTGGGCCGAGCAGGCGCTCGCCGGCGACCGCATGGCGCTGCTTAACGATCACGCCCATCTCGAAAAGAAAGCGGCGAGCAACGCGCTGGAACTGCTCCACCGCTGGCCCGATCCCGTCCCGCCGGAGAACTGGGTGAAGGCGATGGCAACCGTGGCCCGGGATGAAGTCGAACACCTCGCGCTGGTGACGCGGCTGATCTCGCGCCGCGGCGGGCGACTGACCAAGAACCACCGCAATCCCTACGCCAATGCGCTGCGCGAACTCGTGCGGCTTGGAGAAGGAACCGTCGAACTCATGGACCGGTTGATGGTTTCGGCGCTCATTGAGGCGCGCAGTTGCGAACGCTTTGCGCTGCTGGCCGAAGCGTGCACCGACGATCGCGAGCTGCGCAAACTCTACGGCAACCTCTGGGCGTCAGAACACGGCCACTACCGCATCTTCATCGATCTCGCCGAACAGGTCGTGCCGGCGAAGATCGTCAAGAGCCGCTGGAACCAGATGCTCGACGCGGAGGCGGAGATCATCCGATCGCAGTCGCCGGGCCCGCGCATGCACAGTTGGCCGGGTTGA